The following nucleotide sequence is from Zea mays cultivar B73 chromosome 1, Zm-B73-REFERENCE-NAM-5.0, whole genome shotgun sequence.
AGGGCTCCCTCGGTTTGCGTTGTGCCTTGACCTTGCAGTAATGGAGATCCTCAGACCATGCATACTTCTCGAATAGTTGGTACAGTTCTTGAAGGGTTGTTGGGGGATCTCGAGTGCAATGGATGTAGAACTAACCGGCACAAAGGCCGCTTATATAGAGTAATGGATGGCAATTCTATCTTCAAATGATGTTAGCTGAGATTTGAGCGACAAGAACTTGTTGTAAGTCATGGAGGCTCTCGGTTTCTAGCTGCCTGCACAGTGATAGCTCTACGAGGGCGTCAGTCTACGACATGTACCTTGGAAATTGAGGAGAAACTTCTCCCAAAGGGCCGCCCATGAGTCGATTGAGAGCGATGGCAGCCTAGTGTACCATGTCAGAGCGGGGCCTTTGATGGCTATTACGAGTGACTTCGCCATTGCATTGTCGTTGCCCCCCGACGAAGCCATcgtgacctgataactcatgatgaatTGCGAAGGGTTGGCCTTTCCATTGTATTTTGGCCAATTTCCTGCTCTATAATTGCTTGGCCAAGGTGTTGCTTGCAACATGGCTGAGAGTGGGCATCCGTTGTCAGTGAAGTTGAAAGCTTGGAAGGCATCATTTTGTGGAGTCTGTCTGGCTTTGTCGAAGTTATTTGGTCTTGCTTTGCTGTGCGAGGGGTGAGCTGGGTCCTGCTAGGCATGTAGTTATGAAATTTCTTGTTCAAGAGCTAACATATTCTCTTTATCCTATTGGATGAGGTTATGTATCCTAGTCTGGATCTTGCTGTGGTGCTTCTTACGAAAACAAAAAACAGAAGAGAGGTTTTTTGGTCTGTTTTCATCCCTAGCCCTGCCACATCAAGCCAACACCCTACGCCGTGTCTGCGTTCCAAGCTCCCAGCGTCGTGTGGCCGCTGATGATTGACTCTCTGCATGTGAAAGAAAAAATCGATGCTCAACTGCGTCTTAGCCCGACAATAGATACACGCGTACACATAACAATATAAAACATTTGGCTGGCTTGGTAACAAAGAAATTGAAGAGAATCTTCAATGGGATATGAAATCACTTGCTATTTCCGGTCCTCAGCGTGCGAAAGTACATGGCGTGCAGAGTGGTGAAGCTAAACCAAGCACAAGGAGAGTAGGTGTATACTTTATTTTTTTGGTACATGTGCGCGTAAAAGTGTACGTATACGTGCAGCAGAATACACTAGTAGGAGTAGCGGCGTAAAACGTGGTCGGCGCTGGCCTGCAGCAGTTCCCACACGTCCATGACATGCCGCATCTCCGTCATAGCACCGCCGACCGCGAGGCGGATCACGAACTTGCCGTCCACCACGAAGTGCGTCACGAACGCCCGCCCGCTCGCGTTCACCGCCGTGAGGAGCTCCCGGTTCAACTCGTCCGCCGCGTCGTCCCCTGCGAACCTCTCCCGGAGGCGGAAACATACCAGCGAGAACTTCCTCGGCACCACAACCTCGAAGCGTTCGTCCGCCGCCACTGTCCGCTCGAACCACTTTGCTGTGGTGACGTGTCGGCGGATGTGCGCGCGCAGGCCGACGGCACCGTAGCGCCGCAGCACCACCCAGAGCTTGATGGCGCGGAACCGGCGTGACAGGGAGATCTGCCAGTCCTTGTAGTCTATGGCGGCCGGCTTCCCCGTGCCGTCCGTGCCGACGTTCTTGAGGTACTCCGGGTCGGTGGACAGCGCGGAGGTCAGGGCACCTGGGCTTGCCACCCACAGACAGCAGCAGTCCGCGTTGGTGAGGAACCACTTGTGCGGGTTCATGCTCACCGAGTCGGCGAGCTCGGCGCCATCGAGAGTGCCCTGGAACTCAGGGCAGATGGCCGCGCTGCCGGCGTACGCCGCGTCCACGTGCAGCCACATGCCGTGTCGCCGCGCCTCCTCTCCGAGCTCGCGCACGGGGTCGACCGCGCCGAGCCCCGTGGTGCCCACCGTGGCGCAGAGGTACAGCGGCACCAGGCCGCGTGCGACGTCGCGATCGACCGCGGCGCGGACGTCGTCGGCCGTCAGGCCGTACCCGGAGGCCGACGTCGTCCGGATGACGCGGAAGTTGGACGGCGGGATGCCCACCAGCCGCGCGCCCTTCTGGAAGGTGGCGTGCGTCTGGTCCGAGGCGTAGACCACCAGCTTCACGATGCTCTCGTGCCCCAGCCTAGCCAGCGCGCGGTCCCGCGCCGCGGCGAGCGTGCACACCACGGCCTCGCACGTGCTCCCCTGtagcacgccgccgccgccgcccgagaAGAGTAACCGctgcggcagcccgagcagcgtacCCATCCAGTCCACCACCACGCTCTCGAGCTCCGCTGCGGCGGGCGACGCCACCCACACGAACGGCGCCACGTTCAGGCCGGCCGACAACATCTCCCCCGCGAACCCAGCGGCGCTGCCGTTCATGGGGAAGTAGGCGAAGAAGCTGGGGCTCTGCCAGTGGGTCAGACCCGGCAGGATGTCCCGCCGCACGTCCTCCAGTATGTCCTCCATCGGCTCACCGTGCTCTGGCGCAGCCTCGGGGAGCAGCTTCCGTAGCCTGCCAGGCTCGAGGTCGGCCGCCCTCACAGGGTACTTATCGACGTCACGGTAGTACTCGGCGAGGAAGTCCACGATGGCGCGTGAATCGCCGGCGAAGGCCTCGGGGTCCAGTGGCCGCAGTGACGCGTCGAGCGGTAGGCTGCCCATCGCCGCTACTAAAGCTTCTAGCTAATGTACCTACGGGCCTACGGCTATGGGCGGACGACCACCACCATGGATCTTGGGGTTGTTTATATAGGGCGATTGCACATGTGTTTTTTATTCTTAGCCTGTGGACAAGGCATGCAGATCTAGGCCAATCTATCGAGAGAAACTAACAAATAGCAAGCAAGACACCACAAATAAGAATGTTCAAAAAAAAACATGAAGCAAATGGAAGCTACCAATATCTAAAGTCAACTCCTTCTATCCAAAAAAACGATAGACGTATTTGACTACAAAATAAATCATACA
It contains:
- the LOC100274380 gene encoding Tyrosine/DOPA decarboxylase 1-like is translated as MGSLPLDASLRPLDPEAFAGDSRAIVDFLAEYYRDVDKYPVRAADLEPGRLRKLLPEAAPEHGEPMEDILEDVRRDILPGLTHWQSPSFFAYFPMNGSAAGFAGEMLSAGLNVAPFVWVASPAAAELESVVVDWMGTLLGLPQRLLFSGGGGGVLQGSTCEAVVCTLAAARDRALARLGHESIVKLVVYASDQTHATFQKGARLVGIPPSNFRVIRTTSASGYGLTADDVRAAVDRDVARGLVPLYLCATVGTTGLGAVDPVRELGEEARRHGMWLHVDAAYAGSAAICPEFQGTLDGAELADSVSMNPHKWFLTNADCCCLWVASPGALTSALSTDPEYLKNVGTDGTGKPAAIDYKDWQISLSRRFRAIKLWVVLRRYGAVGLRAHIRRHVTTAKWFERTVAADERFEVVVPRKFSLVCFRLRERFAGDDAADELNRELLTAVNASGRAFVTHFVVDGKFVIRLAVGGAMTEMRHVMDVWELLQASADHVLRRYSY